Proteins found in one Pseudoxanthomonas sp. SL93 genomic segment:
- a CDS encoding DUF2461 domain-containing protein, with product MATYFTDATFKFLRSLARHNDKTWFNDHKPQYEANVRQPFLRLLTDLQPDLAEVSIHFRSDPRTVGGSLFRIHRDARFSTDKSPYKTWQGARLFHERHKQVPAPSFYFHLQPGGCFVGAGLWHPEPDTQRRVRQFILDNPGSWKKAAHDAKFRKRFEFEESEKLVRPPRGFPADFEFIDDLKHRNFVFWRSLDNDVVTGPRLRQVLAADLATLGPFVDYLCAALDLEF from the coding sequence ATGGCCACCTACTTCACCGACGCTACCTTCAAGTTCCTGCGCAGCCTGGCGCGCCACAACGACAAGACCTGGTTCAACGACCACAAGCCGCAGTACGAGGCGAACGTGCGGCAGCCGTTCCTCCGCCTGCTGACCGACCTGCAGCCGGACCTGGCCGAAGTGAGCATCCACTTCCGCTCCGACCCCAGGACCGTCGGCGGATCCCTGTTCCGCATCCATCGCGACGCGCGCTTCTCCACGGACAAGTCGCCCTACAAGACCTGGCAGGGCGCGCGCCTGTTCCACGAGCGCCACAAGCAGGTGCCGGCCCCGTCGTTCTACTTCCACCTGCAACCGGGCGGATGCTTCGTCGGTGCCGGCCTGTGGCACCCCGAGCCCGACACGCAGCGGCGCGTGCGCCAGTTCATCCTGGACAATCCCGGCAGCTGGAAGAAGGCCGCGCACGACGCGAAGTTCCGCAAGCGTTTCGAGTTCGAGGAAAGCGAGAAGCTGGTGCGTCCGCCGCGCGGGTTTCCCGCGGATTTCGAGTTCATCGACGACCTGAAGCACCGCAACTTCGTATTCTGGCGCTCGCTGGACAACGACGTCGTCACCGGCCCGCGGTTGCGGCAGGTCCTGGCCGCCGACCTGGCCACCCTGGGCCCGTTCGTCGACTACCTGTGCGCCGCGCTCGATCTGGAATTCTGA
- a CDS encoding TetR/AcrR family transcriptional regulator, whose product MSPSPALSAIEQRRLRVHAAVRELLSEQGFKVSMEAVAARAGCSKQTLYAQFGNKQGLLRSLIEEHLDLATTPLARDVEDPRGTLLAFATQHLEHLCDPSVMATNRLLTAEAHHFPQEAQSLYHDGCDTLQQRLADWIGNAMRQGRLRHDEPHFAAEMLLGMIAGLDLERQRFGVAHRASDEARQRWARFAVDAFLRAFSPDAKHRADDGRTDPPTVVRLRAPGGRTTPKNSKT is encoded by the coding sequence ATGAGCCCCTCCCCCGCACTGTCCGCGATCGAACAGCGCCGCCTGCGTGTGCACGCGGCGGTCAGGGAACTGCTCAGCGAACAGGGCTTCAAGGTCAGCATGGAGGCCGTCGCCGCACGCGCGGGGTGTTCCAAGCAGACCCTCTATGCGCAGTTCGGGAACAAGCAGGGACTGCTGCGCAGCCTGATCGAGGAACACCTGGACCTGGCCACCACGCCGTTGGCGCGCGACGTTGAAGACCCGCGCGGCACCCTGCTGGCGTTCGCCACGCAGCACCTGGAACACCTATGCGACCCGTCGGTGATGGCCACGAACCGGTTGCTGACTGCGGAAGCGCACCATTTTCCGCAAGAAGCGCAATCCCTCTACCACGATGGCTGCGATACTCTCCAGCAGAGACTCGCCGACTGGATAGGGAATGCGATGCGCCAGGGCCGGTTGAGGCATGACGAACCGCACTTCGCCGCGGAGATGCTGCTCGGCATGATCGCCGGTCTCGACCTTGAAAGGCAGCGCTTCGGCGTGGCGCATCGCGCCAGCGACGAAGCGCGGCAGCGGTGGGCGCGATTCGCGGTGGATGCCTTCCTGCGTGCGTTCTCGCCCGATGCGAAACACCGCGCCGATGATGGGCGCACCGATCCACCGACCGTGGTGCGCCTTCGCGCCCCGGGCGGACGCACCACTCCCAAGAACTCGAAAACCTGA
- the sbcB gene encoding exodeoxyribonuclease I: MAGSFLFYDLETFGADPRRSRIAQFAAVRTTPALEVIDEPISFFVQPADDLLPSPTATLITGITPQQALRQGVNEAEAFARIADEMGRPETCTLGYNSLRFDDEFVRHGLFRNFHEPYEREWRGGNSRWDLLDVMRLMHALRPDGIVWPKREDGATSFKLEQLALANHVREGDAHEALSDVHATIGLARLMKQAQPRLWEYALQLRDKRFAARLLDITAMMPVLHVSQRYPAHRLCAAPVLPVARHPRFDNRVIVYDLDTDPKGLLSMAPDDIADRLYTPAADLPEGEQRVPLKEVHLNKAPALVAWSHLRPADHQRLQLDPALIEARAQRLRDAGPALAEKVRQVFANERTFERPDVDASLYDGFLADTDKRRFTDVRTTPPELLGQRDFGFRDPRLPELLFRYRARNWPTTLTHDERRRWDDYRRQRLGGESGLSEHSFDGFDREVAELRTLHAGDGTRLALLDHIQAWREDLQATL, translated from the coding sequence ATGGCCGGAAGCTTCCTCTTCTACGATCTTGAAACCTTCGGCGCAGACCCGCGTCGCAGCCGGATTGCGCAGTTCGCGGCGGTCCGCACCACGCCCGCCTTGGAAGTGATCGACGAGCCGATCAGTTTCTTCGTGCAACCCGCCGATGACCTGCTGCCCTCGCCCACCGCCACGCTCATCACCGGCATCACGCCGCAGCAGGCCTTGCGGCAGGGCGTCAACGAGGCGGAAGCCTTCGCACGCATCGCCGACGAGATGGGGCGACCGGAAACCTGCACGCTGGGCTACAACAGCCTGCGGTTCGATGACGAGTTCGTCCGCCACGGCCTGTTCCGCAACTTCCACGAACCCTACGAGCGGGAGTGGCGCGGCGGCAATTCGCGCTGGGACCTGCTGGACGTGATGCGCCTGATGCACGCGCTCCGCCCCGACGGCATCGTGTGGCCGAAGCGGGAGGATGGCGCGACGTCATTCAAGCTGGAACAGCTTGCGCTGGCCAACCATGTCCGCGAGGGCGACGCGCACGAAGCCCTGTCGGACGTCCACGCCACCATCGGGCTGGCCCGCCTGATGAAGCAGGCACAACCCCGGCTGTGGGAGTACGCACTGCAGCTGCGCGACAAGCGGTTTGCCGCGCGCCTGCTGGACATCACCGCGATGATGCCGGTGTTGCACGTCTCGCAGCGCTATCCCGCCCACCGCCTGTGCGCGGCTCCCGTGCTGCCGGTCGCCCGGCACCCGCGCTTCGACAACCGCGTGATCGTCTACGACCTGGACACCGACCCGAAGGGGCTGCTGTCGATGGCGCCCGACGACATCGCGGACCGCCTCTATACGCCCGCCGCGGACCTGCCGGAGGGCGAACAGCGCGTGCCGTTGAAAGAGGTGCATCTCAACAAGGCGCCGGCGCTGGTCGCGTGGTCGCACTTGCGGCCTGCCGATCACCAACGCCTGCAGCTGGACCCGGCGCTCATCGAAGCGCGCGCGCAGCGACTGCGCGACGCGGGACCGGCGCTGGCCGAGAAGGTCCGCCAGGTATTCGCCAACGAGCGCACGTTCGAGCGGCCCGATGTGGATGCCTCGCTGTACGACGGCTTCCTCGCCGACACCGACAAGCGCCGCTTCACCGACGTGCGTACCACCCCGCCGGAGTTGCTTGGGCAGCGCGACTTCGGGTTCCGCGACCCGCGCCTGCCGGAGCTGCTGTTCCGCTATCGCGCGCGCAACTGGCCGACGACGTTGACACACGACGAACGCCGGCGCTGGGATGATTACCGCCGCCAGCGCCTGGGCGGCGAAAGCGGTCTGTCCGAGCACAGCTTCGACGGTTTCGACCGCGAGGTGGCCGAATTGCGGACGTTGCACGCCGGCGATGGCACCAGGCTCGCGCTGCTGGACCACATACAGGCCTGGCGCGAGGATCTGCAGGCTACGCTCTGA
- a CDS encoding DUF2939 domain-containing protein — protein MKKWIALALVLLLALLGYVAAGPYLAIHGIRTALAEQDTGRLEKHVDFPALRVNLRAQVEDYLARQAGPEIASNLFGAAALSVANQVLGRGVDTLVTPMGIAAILQGRSTWKRAIGETVGGDTYAPPVPADPLKEASHRYESPSRFTATIPDADGNPVVFVFTRQGLRWRLTDIRLPI, from the coding sequence ATGAAGAAATGGATCGCGCTGGCCCTGGTCCTGCTGCTGGCCCTGCTGGGTTATGTGGCTGCCGGCCCCTATCTGGCCATCCACGGCATCCGCACCGCGCTGGCCGAGCAGGACACCGGCAGGCTGGAAAAGCATGTCGATTTCCCGGCGCTGCGGGTCAACCTGCGCGCACAGGTCGAGGACTATCTGGCACGCCAGGCCGGGCCGGAGATCGCCTCCAACCTGTTCGGCGCCGCCGCGCTTTCGGTGGCCAACCAGGTGCTCGGCCGTGGCGTGGATACGCTGGTCACCCCCATGGGCATCGCCGCGATCCTGCAGGGGCGCTCGACGTGGAAGCGCGCGATCGGCGAGACCGTCGGCGGCGACACCTACGCGCCGCCGGTGCCCGCCGACCCGCTGAAGGAAGCGAGCCACCGGTATGAATCGCCTTCGCGCTTCACCGCCACCATTCCCGACGCCGACGGCAATCCGGTGGTGTTCGTGTTCACGCGACAGGGGCTGCGATGGCGCCTGACGGACATCCGCCTGCCGATCTGA
- a CDS encoding NAD-glutamate dehydrogenase domain-containing protein translates to MNAARSSKKATPPKPKKESGKAAAKAAGPKKTPTGKVAARPDVAAAKTAGATKQAFSLDPILSAIRKRVSGKSQAETQAFAEAFYMRMEEDEYPHHGADAWAAIALNTLEFARNRKPGTANVRVFNASTKGQGWESPHTVLQIVNDDMPFLVDSVSMALADMGVGVHVLGHPLVRFTRDKAGKITAVGEGKPESLMLLEIDRQPADQMAAIEKRVRGVLDEVRAIVRDWGSMREKMLGLADDFATRRLPVGDAGRHEAQEFLRWAAADHFTFFGYREYRVEKATGVLRAVEDSGLGLLRHGDTTPPRNVNTLAAHYLPQGGSVDALILTKTNRRSTVHRPGNMDYIGVLEFDAKGNPVAEQRFIGLYTSSAYNRRPWEIPLVRERHEYVMQKSGLSPSGHSGKALRHILETLPREELFQSSDDELYRTAMGILGLQERVRSKLFLRRDRYGRFYSALVYIPRERFNTEVRLRIESLLKDAMRGEYVDSSVLLGESPLAQLHITIRPKAGEQVDVDTSALEGDIAHLLRNWQDDLRERLIGRHGESAGLKLASRFGRALPAGYIEVVSPEGAARDVELLAGLTGPDDLRLSLHESHRERPGQGRLRLNLYRQQSDIPLSDALPLMENMGLRVISEHPFRLETAEGARYIQEFEVEPQHGEIDVERLATTFEEAFARVWSGDAENDGFNRLVLGAGLAWRQVALLRGYCKYLLQTGVPFSQTYVEETLNRYPLLARLLVELFEARFDPATGNETKAQIKEGQVRFSQQLQALAAGDEATQKALQPLIDARGESRDRQAEAAHQTLLKLMDRVSSLDDDRILRGFMGAIEATLRTSFYQVGKDGSPAHTISFKFDSAKVPDLPKPRPYREIFVYGPRVEGVHLRFGPVARGGLRWSDRREDFRTEVLGLVKAQMVKNTVIVPVGAKGGFFVKRPPVGGDRDAVLAEGIACYKLFIQGLLDITDNIVGNRIVPPVNVVRHDQDDPYLVVAADKGTATFSDIANGLAIAHGFWLGDAFASGGSVGYDHKGMGITARGAWESVKRHFRAMNRDSQAEDFTCVGIGDMSGDVFGNGMLLSEHIRLLAAFDHRHIFLDPNPDAARSFKERDRMFKLPRSSWADYDAKLISKGGGIHPRSAKSIDITPEVRAALGIADGVKSMTPNELMSAILKSPVDLLWNGGIGTYVKAASETHADVGDRANNGLRVDGRDLRCKVVGEGGNLGLTQLGRIEAAQHGVLLNTDFIDNSAGVDTSDHEVNIKILLNGVVQAKKLGMDARNKLLADMTGEVADLVLWDNYRQNQAISLMERMSVSRLGSKQHFIQTLESQGLLDRQIEYLPSDAELAERKARGQGLTRPELSVLLSYSKLVAFQQLLESDIPEDPFLSKELQRYFPQPLQKKYASEMEKHRLKREIIATAVTNTTINRMGATFLLRMQEDTGRSPAEVAKAFTITRETLDARALWNQIDALDGKVPESVQIDALQVIWNVQRSMTRWLLTRQGPIPAIATAVDRYHDGLNEIRAADGVLPDSLRPAYEASLRDWKEKGLGVALAGQIAALPYLEPSCDIIELARARKLKPVEVSKAHYRLGEALHLPWLQDQIEALKVDGRWHAVARGVLRDELASHQRTLTGHVLSMPGANADAKVKAWLGRDDSGLRFTLNMLNELAAQKTLDYPTASVAVQRLAQLAAQR, encoded by the coding sequence ATGAACGCTGCGCGCAGTTCGAAGAAAGCCACCCCGCCCAAACCGAAGAAGGAATCCGGCAAGGCCGCCGCCAAGGCAGCCGGGCCGAAGAAGACCCCGACCGGGAAGGTGGCTGCCCGACCGGATGTGGCGGCGGCCAAGACCGCAGGCGCGACGAAGCAGGCGTTCTCGCTGGACCCCATCCTGTCGGCGATCCGCAAGCGCGTGTCGGGCAAGTCGCAGGCCGAGACGCAGGCCTTCGCCGAAGCCTTCTACATGCGCATGGAAGAGGACGAGTATCCGCATCATGGCGCCGATGCGTGGGCCGCCATTGCATTGAACACGCTCGAATTCGCGCGCAACCGCAAGCCCGGGACGGCCAACGTGCGCGTGTTCAATGCCAGCACCAAGGGGCAGGGCTGGGAATCGCCGCACACGGTCCTGCAGATCGTCAATGACGACATGCCCTTCCTCGTGGACTCGGTGAGCATGGCGCTGGCCGACATGGGCGTTGGCGTGCACGTGCTGGGCCACCCGCTGGTGCGCTTCACCCGCGACAAGGCGGGCAAGATCACGGCGGTAGGCGAAGGCAAGCCGGAATCGCTCATGCTGCTGGAGATCGACCGCCAGCCTGCCGACCAGATGGCCGCCATCGAGAAGCGCGTGCGTGGCGTGCTGGACGAGGTCCGCGCCATCGTCCGCGACTGGGGCAGCATGCGCGAGAAGATGCTCGGCCTGGCCGATGACTTCGCCACGCGCCGGCTGCCGGTGGGCGACGCGGGGCGTCACGAGGCACAGGAGTTCCTGCGCTGGGCCGCGGCCGACCATTTCACGTTCTTCGGCTATCGCGAATACCGGGTCGAGAAGGCCACGGGCGTGCTGCGTGCGGTTGAAGACAGCGGCCTGGGCCTGCTGCGTCACGGCGACACCACGCCGCCGCGCAACGTCAACACGCTGGCCGCCCACTACCTGCCGCAGGGCGGGTCCGTCGATGCACTGATCCTGACCAAGACCAATCGCCGTTCCACCGTGCACCGCCCTGGCAACATGGATTACATCGGCGTGCTGGAGTTCGACGCGAAGGGCAATCCCGTCGCGGAGCAGCGCTTCATCGGCCTGTACACCTCCAGTGCCTACAACCGCCGCCCGTGGGAAATCCCGCTGGTGCGCGAGCGCCACGAGTACGTCATGCAGAAGTCGGGCCTGTCGCCCAGCGGCCACAGCGGCAAGGCGTTGCGCCATATCCTGGAAACCCTGCCGCGCGAGGAGCTGTTCCAGTCCAGCGACGACGAACTCTACCGCACGGCGATGGGCATCCTGGGCCTGCAGGAACGGGTACGCAGCAAGCTGTTCCTGCGTCGCGACCGGTACGGGCGTTTCTATTCGGCGCTGGTCTACATCCCGCGCGAGCGCTTCAATACCGAAGTCCGGCTGCGCATCGAATCGCTGCTGAAGGACGCCATGCGCGGCGAGTACGTCGACAGCAGCGTGCTGCTGGGCGAGTCACCGCTGGCGCAGCTGCACATCACCATCCGCCCGAAGGCGGGCGAGCAGGTGGATGTCGACACGTCCGCGCTGGAGGGCGACATCGCCCATCTGCTGCGCAACTGGCAGGACGACCTGCGCGAGCGGTTGATCGGTCGCCACGGCGAATCCGCGGGCCTCAAGCTGGCCAGCCGTTTCGGCCGTGCGTTGCCCGCCGGTTACATCGAAGTGGTGTCGCCGGAAGGCGCGGCGCGCGACGTCGAGCTGCTGGCCGGCCTGACAGGGCCGGACGACCTGCGCCTGAGCCTGCACGAGTCGCATCGCGAGCGTCCCGGCCAGGGACGCCTGCGCCTGAACCTGTATCGCCAGCAAAGCGACATCCCGCTTTCCGATGCCTTGCCGTTGATGGAGAACATGGGATTGCGGGTGATCTCCGAGCACCCGTTCCGCCTGGAGACCGCCGAGGGCGCGCGCTACATCCAGGAGTTCGAAGTCGAGCCGCAGCACGGCGAGATCGACGTGGAGCGCCTGGCCACCACGTTCGAGGAAGCGTTCGCCCGCGTGTGGAGTGGCGACGCCGAGAACGACGGCTTCAACCGGCTGGTGCTGGGCGCGGGGCTGGCCTGGCGCCAGGTGGCGCTGCTGCGCGGCTACTGCAAGTACCTGCTGCAGACCGGCGTGCCGTTCTCGCAGACCTATGTGGAGGAAACCCTCAATCGTTATCCGCTGTTGGCGCGCCTGCTGGTGGAACTGTTCGAAGCCCGCTTCGACCCGGCCACCGGCAACGAGACCAAGGCGCAGATCAAGGAAGGCCAGGTGCGCTTCTCGCAGCAGCTGCAGGCGTTGGCCGCTGGTGACGAGGCCACGCAGAAAGCGCTGCAGCCGCTGATCGACGCGCGTGGCGAGAGTCGCGACAGGCAGGCGGAGGCCGCGCACCAGACACTGCTGAAACTGATGGACCGCGTCTCCAGCCTGGACGACGACCGCATCCTGCGCGGCTTCATGGGTGCCATCGAGGCCACCCTGCGCACCAGCTTCTACCAGGTGGGCAAGGATGGCTCGCCGGCGCACACGATCAGCTTCAAGTTCGATTCGGCCAAGGTGCCCGACCTGCCCAAGCCGCGCCCGTACCGCGAGATCTTCGTGTACGGCCCGCGCGTGGAAGGCGTACACCTGCGCTTCGGCCCTGTGGCCCGTGGCGGCCTGCGCTGGTCGGACCGTCGCGAGGATTTCCGTACCGAAGTGCTGGGGCTGGTGAAGGCGCAGATGGTGAAGAACACCGTCATCGTGCCGGTCGGCGCGAAGGGTGGCTTCTTCGTCAAGCGTCCGCCGGTGGGCGGCGACCGCGACGCCGTGCTGGCCGAAGGCATCGCCTGCTACAAGCTGTTCATCCAGGGCCTGCTGGACATCACCGACAACATCGTCGGCAACAGGATCGTGCCGCCGGTGAACGTAGTGCGCCACGACCAGGACGATCCCTACCTGGTGGTCGCGGCCGACAAGGGCACGGCGACGTTCTCGGACATCGCCAACGGCCTGGCCATCGCGCACGGCTTCTGGCTGGGCGACGCGTTCGCCTCGGGTGGTTCGGTCGGTTACGACCACAAGGGCATGGGCATCACCGCGCGTGGCGCCTGGGAATCGGTCAAGCGCCACTTCCGCGCGATGAACCGCGACAGCCAGGCGGAGGACTTCACCTGCGTCGGCATCGGCGACATGTCCGGCGACGTGTTCGGCAACGGCATGCTGCTGTCCGAACACATCCGCCTGCTGGCCGCCTTCGACCACCGCCACATCTTCCTGGACCCGAACCCGGATGCGGCCAGGTCGTTCAAGGAACGCGACCGCATGTTCAAGTTGCCGCGCTCCAGCTGGGCCGACTACGACGCCAAGCTGATCTCCAAGGGCGGTGGCATCCATCCGCGCAGCGCCAAGTCCATCGACATCACCCCGGAAGTACGCGCCGCGCTGGGCATCGCCGATGGCGTGAAATCGATGACGCCCAACGAACTGATGAGCGCCATCCTGAAGTCGCCGGTGGACCTGCTGTGGAACGGCGGCATCGGCACCTACGTCAAGGCCGCCAGCGAGACCCATGCTGATGTGGGCGACCGGGCGAACAACGGGCTGCGCGTCGATGGCCGCGACCTGCGCTGCAAGGTGGTGGGCGAGGGCGGCAACCTGGGCCTGACCCAGTTGGGCCGCATCGAGGCCGCGCAGCACGGCGTGCTGCTCAATACCGACTTCATCGACAACTCCGCCGGCGTGGACACCTCCGACCACGAGGTGAACATCAAGATCCTGCTCAATGGCGTGGTGCAGGCCAAGAAGCTGGGCATGGACGCGCGCAACAAGCTGCTGGCCGACATGACCGGCGAAGTGGCCGACCTGGTGCTGTGGGACAACTACCGCCAGAACCAGGCCATCAGCCTGATGGAGCGCATGAGCGTCTCGCGCCTCGGCTCCAAGCAGCACTTCATCCAGACGCTGGAATCGCAGGGCCTGCTGGACCGCCAGATCGAGTACCTGCCGTCCGACGCGGAACTGGCCGAACGCAAGGCGCGTGGCCAGGGCCTGACGCGTCCGGAACTGTCGGTGCTGTTGTCCTATTCTAAGCTGGTGGCATTCCAGCAGCTGCTGGAGTCCGACATCCCGGAGGATCCTTTCCTGTCCAAGGAACTGCAGCGCTACTTCCCGCAGCCGCTGCAGAAGAAATACGCGTCCGAGATGGAAAAGCACCGCCTGAAGCGCGAGATCATCGCCACCGCGGTCACCAACACCACCATCAACCGCATGGGCGCCACGTTCCTGCTGCGCATGCAGGAAGACACCGGCCGCTCGCCGGCGGAAGTGGCCAAGGCGTTCACCATCACCCGCGAGACGCTGGACGCGCGTGCGTTGTGGAACCAGATCGACGCACTGGACGGCAAGGTGCCCGAGTCCGTGCAGATCGACGCCCTGCAGGTCATCTGGAACGTCCAGCGCAGCATGACGCGCTGGCTGCTGACGCGGCAGGGGCCGATCCCCGCCATCGCCACGGCGGTGGACCGCTACCACGACGGCCTCAACGAGATCCGGGCCGCGGACGGCGTGCTGCCGGATTCGCTGCGTCCGGCGTACGAGGCCAGCCTGCGCGACTGGAAGGAGAAAGGCCTGGGCGTGGCCCTGGCCGGCCAGATCGCGGCGCTGCCGTACCTGGAACCTTCCTGCGACATCATCGAACTGGCGCGTGCCCGCAAGCTCAAGCCGGTCGAAGTGTCGAAGGCGCACTACCGCCTGGGCGAAGCGCTGCACCTGCCGTGGCTGCAGGACCAGATCGAGGCGCTCAAGGTGGATGGCCGCTGGCATGCGGTCGCCCGTGGCGTGCTGCGCGACGAACTGGCCAGCCACCAGCGCACGCTGACCGGCCACGTGTTGTCCATGCCGGGCGCCAATGCCGATGCAAAGGTGAAGGCCTGGCTGGGGCGTGATGACAGCGGCCTGCGCTTCACGTTGAACATGCTCAACGAACTGGCCGCGCAGAAGACGCTGGACTACCCGACCGCGTCTGTCGCGGTGCAGCGCCTGGCGCAGCTGGCTGCGCAGCGATAG
- a CDS encoding 5'-nucleotidase, whose protein sequence is MADNTPRLLTVAVTSRALFDLEESHALYEREGVEVYSDYQRTHEDDVLAPGIAFPVVRKLLGLNAGAPEDTPRVEVILLSRNSADTGLRIFNSIQHYGLGIVRATFTAGEPTWPYVKPFGTDLFLSANPESVRRSLEHGIAAATILPAGAPQQRHEHQLRIAFDGDAVIFGDESERISREQGVEAFGRHEQQRAREPLSGGPFRNFLSALHQLQQVFPADERSPIRTALVTARSAPAHERVIRTLREWGVRLDEALFLGGRHKGPFLEAFGADIFFDDSQHNIDSARQHVAAGHVPHGVANP, encoded by the coding sequence ATGGCCGACAACACCCCACGACTGCTCACCGTCGCCGTGACCTCGCGCGCCCTGTTCGACCTGGAAGAAAGCCATGCGCTTTACGAACGGGAAGGCGTCGAGGTCTACAGCGACTACCAACGGACCCACGAGGATGACGTGCTGGCCCCCGGCATCGCGTTCCCCGTGGTACGCAAGCTGCTCGGCCTCAATGCCGGTGCGCCCGAAGACACGCCACGGGTGGAAGTAATCCTGCTGTCGCGCAATTCCGCCGACACCGGACTGCGCATTTTCAATTCCATCCAGCACTACGGCCTGGGCATCGTGCGTGCCACGTTCACCGCCGGTGAACCCACCTGGCCCTACGTGAAGCCGTTCGGTACCGACCTGTTCCTGTCGGCCAACCCGGAGTCCGTGCGGCGCTCGCTGGAACACGGCATCGCCGCGGCGACCATCCTCCCCGCGGGCGCACCGCAGCAGCGGCACGAGCACCAGCTGCGCATCGCGTTCGATGGCGATGCGGTCATCTTCGGCGACGAAAGCGAACGCATCTCGCGCGAGCAGGGGGTCGAGGCATTCGGCCGGCACGAACAGCAACGCGCGCGCGAACCGCTCTCCGGCGGCCCGTTCCGCAACTTCCTGTCGGCACTGCACCAGTTGCAGCAGGTGTTCCCGGCCGATGAGCGATCGCCGATCCGCACCGCGCTGGTCACCGCGCGTTCGGCGCCCGCGCACGAGCGGGTGATCCGTACGCTGCGCGAGTGGGGCGTGCGCCTGGACGAGGCATTGTTCCTCGGCGGGCGGCACAAGGGTCCGTTCCTGGAAGCCTTCGGCGCCGACATCTTCTTCGACGACTCGCAGCACAACATCGACAGCGCGCGGCAGCACGTGGCGGCGGGCCATGTCCCGCACGGCGTGGCCAACCCGTAA
- a CDS encoding NAD kinase, producing MSSTPRIAFLASPADEAQRALAALNAEHGVCTPVDADVLCALGGDGFMLQTLHRHGALGKPVFGMKLGTVGFLMNQYRPEGLLDRIAAAEPAKLRPLEMLALTESGASTGSLAYNEVSLLRQTRQAAHIQIDLNGETRLDELICDGVLTATPAGSTAYNFSAHGPILPLGSHTIALTPIAPFRPRRWRGAILKADTEVRFRVLDPYKRPVSATADSHEVRDVVEVTIRESRDRMVTLLFDREHNLEERILSEQFMV from the coding sequence ATGTCTTCCACGCCACGCATCGCCTTCCTTGCCAGTCCCGCCGACGAGGCGCAACGGGCGCTGGCGGCGTTGAACGCGGAGCACGGAGTGTGCACGCCTGTCGATGCCGACGTGCTGTGCGCACTGGGCGGCGATGGCTTCATGCTGCAGACGCTGCATCGCCACGGTGCGCTGGGCAAGCCGGTGTTCGGCATGAAGCTGGGCACGGTGGGGTTCCTGATGAACCAGTACCGCCCCGAGGGGTTGCTGGACCGCATCGCCGCCGCCGAGCCGGCCAAGCTGCGGCCGCTGGAAATGCTGGCGCTTACCGAATCCGGTGCCAGCACCGGTTCGCTGGCCTACAACGAAGTCTCGCTGCTGCGACAGACCCGGCAGGCCGCGCATATCCAGATCGATCTCAACGGTGAAACCCGCCTGGACGAACTGATCTGCGACGGCGTGCTGACCGCCACGCCCGCCGGCAGTACCGCTTACAACTTTTCCGCGCACGGGCCTATCCTGCCGCTGGGTTCGCACACCATCGCGCTGACGCCGATCGCACCGTTCCGTCCGCGCCGCTGGCGCGGTGCCATCCTGAAGGCCGACACCGAGGTGCGCTTCCGCGTGCTCGACCCCTACAAGCGGCCGGTCAGTGCCACGGCCGACTCGCATGAAGTCCGTGACGTGGTGGAAGTGACCATCCGCGAATCGCGCGACCGCATGGTGACCCTGTTGTTCGACCGCGAACACAACCTGGAAGAACGCATCCTCAGCGAGCAGTTCATGGTCTGA